A window of the Dictyostelium discoideum AX4 chromosome 4 chromosome, whole genome shotgun sequence genome harbors these coding sequences:
- a CDS encoding filamin/ABP280 repeat-containing protein (Similar to HECT), translating to MFNLNIFGISNLINNSNNNKNKNNNNINNNNNNNNNNNNNNNNNNNNSNNNNSNNNNNNSTNTNSSIININSNSNSNNSQMELINNNSLINSSESFLVSKKKENMKSLSNDRIGSGLYSIVSGNGIVGNIGDVGEDFCFQVSSYHKNGVRKKQGGDIISVNIQGCDYQNIEEQIKSRVIDRMNGCHLVYYNVSKSGNYLISVFVNQVPVVGSPFKVFVSPIPYSICIKQKLSSPSSSSSSSSSSSFSSSSSSSSSSSSSSSSTLNNQIIAGNLITCEISPTRVSSHIINDKIDLTIFIKENGVLKKTNVEINSEILNSINSSGSGGGGGDPSSSLSSNSNNRMISDFESMMISKFRLTKSGEYVLEGSTTGVLVFSKIITVIPGPVSSKYSQLIWDGKELISENKLFILKDNQNNDQSNSSPDFKFIIETKDKFGNNNQNSNSINDFKFYLKKSLSPILLNNNNNNNNNNNNNNNNSNINNINNKNNNNNNNNEENEKEKEKQKLELSSDENNNNNKNKNKNKNNTNNCEDYEKDLIEILPNSIYYNNQGNISFTFNGDQQNQVGWYCICVKINDEPISNSPFILAMIKEKDFQSLSNYYTNGKASFNCQVEKNGKLTNISLYLTQNKIEIIENYYFMNIKLYEFIINPTVQILLVNGGELVIQDNNSKVYLKGISMDQSFLILLTSFYFFGYTTQSEPKFDSKVKWLKGKLCKIQKKMITLKLNISSRSQILMESIQVLKQIDPNDLVLSRLFVKFNDEEGIDIGGISKEWFSNFSEELANTPLNGYHLFQEYSNSNKYHPSPFSNLIPDYRSIFKTLGRITGKSIIDSITKADRHFSLRFTPIFYKMILGEKITLDDLELIDPELYNNKVKLILNTPMNQVNEILGEPLCFVCDIYNQNELLKRSLNNNNNNDEDNNKIENNNNNNNSEFKIQIMKTINLKPFGNLIRVTDDNKLEYLELWVNSLFYNGVKTQIEEYREGLFQMIPHSILSIFNWKELEMLICGRERINLDDLKQHSSFTGYFNQTLIDEFWLIVNGFNEDEKKSLIKFVTGSSSVPLGGFYQLCPHFTINLTPPIQNGVNRLPISHTCFNRLDIPINCLSFKNLKLAITEGDGFSLV from the exons aataaATAGTAGCGAATCATTTTTAGtttcaaagaaaaaagaaaatatgaAAAGTTTATCAAATGATAGAATTGGTAGTGGATTATATTCAATTGTATCGGGAAATGGTATAGTTGGAAATATAGGTGATGTTGGAGAGGATTTTTGTTTTCAAGTATCATCATATCATAAGAATGGTGTTAGAAAGAAACAAGGTGGTGATATTATATCAGTGAATATTCAAGGTTGCGATTATCAAAATATAGAAGAGCAAATTAAATCAAGAGTAATCGATAGAATGAATGGTTGTCATTTAGTTTATTACAACGTTTCAAAGAGtggaaattatttaatttcagttTTTGTTAATCAAGTACCTGTTGTTGGTAGTCCttttaaagtttttgttTCACCAATTCCATATTCTATTTgtattaaacaaaaattatcatctccatcttcttcatcttcttcatcttcttcttcttcattttcatcttcttcttcttcatcttcttcttcttcttcatcatcttcatcaacattaaataatcaaattattgCAGGTAATCTTATAACTTGTGAGATTTCACCGACAAGAGTATCATCACATattataaatgataaaattgatttaacaatttttataaaagagAATGGAGttttaaagaaaacaaatgttgaaataaattctgaaatattaaattcaataaatagtagtggtagtggtggtggtggtggtgatccatcatcttcattatcatcaaatagCAATAATAGGATGATTAGTGATTTCGAGTCAATGATGATTTCTAAATTTAGATTAACAAAAAGTGGTGAATATGTTTTAGAGGGATCAACAACTGGAGTATTAGTTTTTAGTAAAATAATCACTGTTATTCCAGGTCCTGTCTCTAGTAAATATTCACAATTAATTTGGGAtggtaaagaattaatttcagagaataaattatttattttaaaggataatcaaaataatgatcaatcaaattcttcaccagattttaaatttataattgaaacTAAGGATAAATTTGGTaacaataatcaaaattcaaatagtattaatgatttcaaattttatttaaaaaaatcattatcaccaattttattaaataataataataataataataataataataataataataataataatagtaatattaataatattaataataaaaataataataataataataataatgaagaaaatgaaaaagaaaaagaaaaacaaaaattagaattatcttctgatgaaaataataataataataaaaataaaaataaaaataaaaataatactaataattgtGAGGATtatgaaaaagatttaattgaaattttaccaaactcgatatattataataaccaaggtaatatttcatttacatttaatggcgatcaacaaaatcaagtTGGATGGTATTGTATTTGTGTGAAAATAAATGATgaaccaatttcaaatagtCCATTCATTTTAGCAAtgattaaagaaaaagactTTCAATCACTTTCGAATTATTATACAAATGGTAAAGCTTCATTTAATTGTCAAGTTgaaaaaaatggtaaattaaCTAACATATCTTTATATTTAACACAAAAT aaaattgaaattattgaaaattattattttatgaaTATAAAACTAtatgaatttataataaatccaACAGTCCAAATTTTATTAGTTAATGGTGGTGAATTAGTTATtcaagataataatagtaaagtttatttaaaaggtATATCAATGGATCAAAGttttttaatacttttaaCAAGTTTTTACTTTTTTGGATATACAACTCAAAGTGAACCAAAATTCGATAGTAAAGTCAAATGGTTAAAGGGTAAACTATGTAagattcaaaagaaaatgataaccttaaaattaaatatatcaaGTAGAAGTCAAATCCTAATGGAATCAATTCAggttttaaaacaaatagaTCCAAACGATTTAGTATTAAGTAGATTATTcgttaaatttaatgatgaagaaggAATTGATATTGGAGGAATTTCAAAAGAATggttttcaaattttagtGAAGAGTTGGCCAATACTCCATTAAATGGttatcatttatttcaagaatattcaaatagtaataaatacCATCCATCACCTTTCTCAAATTTAATACCAGACTATAGATCAATCTTTAAAACTTTGGGTAGAATTACAGGTAAATCTATTATAGATAGTATCACCAAAGCTGATAGACACTTTTCACTTAGATTCACCCCAatcttttataaaatgatCTTGGGTGAAAAAATAACTTTAGAtgatttagaattaattgatccagaactatataataataaagtcaaattaattttaaatactcCAATGAATCAAGTTAATGAAATATTAGGTGAACCATTATGTTTTGTTTGTGATatttataatcaaaatgaattattaaaaagatcattaaataataataataataatgatgaagataataataaaattgaaaataataataataataataatagtgaatttaaaattcaaattatgaaaactataaatttaaaaccattTGGAAATTTAATTAGAGTTacagatgataataaattagagTATTTAGAATTATGGgtaaatagtttattttataatggTGTTAAAACTCAAATCGAAGAATATAGAGAAGGtttatttcaaatgataccacattcaattttatcaattttcaaTTGGAAAGAATTAGAAATGTTAATTTGTGGAAGagaaagaattaatttagaCGATTTGAAGCAACATTCTTCATTCACTGGTTACTTTAATCAAACACTAATCGATGAATTTTGGTTAATTGTTAACGGTTTCAATGAGGatgaaaagaaatcattaattaaatttgtcaCTGGTTCTTCATCGGTTCCATTGGGTGGTTTCTATCAACTTTGTCCTCATTTCACTATTAATTTAACACCACCAATTCAAAATGGTGTAAATAGATTACCAATATCTCACACTTGTTTCAATAGATTAGATATTccaattaattgtttatcttttaaaaatttaaaactagCAATCACTGAAGGAGATGGTTTCTCTTtggtttaa
- a CDS encoding HSP20-like chaperone domain-containing protein — translation MASNLLVPQDIRLPSILGYILSGKELEVILKKNQEESAKVYKRNKNLENDIKNHRVKEEEYLKIIEQLEKHNNELSKKLNCYIGKTTIPENGIKEYDIIIDIPAVDYFSQKETAWLIFLSQKLKEKMNGPNGFNPLEPFNSLFAEFKKYSTLACLGCFNIGKTFFINKYNNSYLPSGTQSQTIGLSLSICHNNETITIDTAGSNTSLKVGENRSEEQLARKESTEMFIRDMSFSLANTIVYVLNELTWTDQRFILALQSKIQSLRTEQKINKTLIIVHNYPKINSMEELLVEIKTYMDHPFNGTFHHQIDFKTIKSKDEVVLFFTESVNNSYHFFLCNDNSEFGKKYNDLTIEKIRSTNKEYNDKLDFDKVLLSGLQNNMVSYCKSPSKLKISEFTKDDKIIENCNKENGKILFDKESGEFSVHLKELTEIYEKVTPHKTTISQIPVFKIYPENDSNRENEFKLIDNKVEFIGLQMVFWNGFRPNYDIVKVGSDLRYLIEVPQMVLDEIFHETKYENTKWNLIVKGVKKLQFDMKNSESGYPSEETSLYLSNNQRRDGSFELILNIPNNYHPKNPEVVLEKGVLCFTFKLIE, via the coding sequence atggcatcaaatttattagttCCTCAGGACATTCGTTTACCATCAATACTTGGTTATATACTTAGTGGAAAAGAACTTGaggttattttaaaaaaaaaccaggAAGAATCGGCAAAGGtatataaaagaaataaaaatttagaaaatgatattaaaaatcataGAGTTAAAGAGGaagaatatttgaaaattattgaaCAATTGGAAAAACATAATAATGAACtttcaaagaaattaaattgttaCATTGGCAAAACTACAATTCCAGAAAATGGTATTAAGGAGTATGAtataattattgatattCCAGCAGTTGATTATTTTTCACAAAAAGAAACAGCATGGttaatttttctttctcaaaaattaaaagaaaaaatgaaTGGACCAAATGGTTTTAACCCTTTAGAAccatttaattcattatttgcagaatttaaaaaatactcAACTCTTGCATGTTTAGGttgttttaatattggtAAAACATTCTTTATCAATAAATACAATAATTCATATTTACCAAGTGGAACTCAATCACAAACCATTGGATTATCACTTTCAATTTGCCACAATAAtgaaacaattacaattgatACAGCCGGTTCAAATACTTCATTAAAAGTTGGTGAAAATAGATCAGAGGAACAATTGGCAAGAAAAGAATCCACTGAAATGTTTATTCGTGATATGTCATTTTCATTAGCAAATACCATTGTTTATGTTTTAAATGAACTCACATGGACTGATCAAAGATTTATCTTGGCacttcaatcaaaaattcaatcattaaGAACAgaacaaaaaataaacaaaacattaataattgttcatAACTATccaaaaatcaattcaatggAGGAGCTATTggttgaaattaaaacataTATGGATCACCCATTTAATGGAACTTTTCACCatcaaattgattttaaaacaatcaaaagTAAAGATGaagttgtattattttttacagaATCTGTAAACAATAGTtatcatttctttttatgtaatgataattcagaatttggtaaaaaatacaatgatttaacaattgaaaaaatcagatcaacaaataaagaatataatGACAAATTGGATtttgataaagttttattaaGTGGACTTCAAAATAATATGGTTTCATATTGTAAATCACCATCAAAACTAAAGATTAGCGAATTTACAAAAGATGataaaatcattgaaaattGCAATAAAGAAAATGGTAAAATCTTATTTGACAAAGAATCTGGTGAATTTTCAGTGCACTTAAAAGAACTTACAGAAATTTATGAAAAAGTTACTCCACATAAAACTACAATTTCTCAAATACCAGTTTTCAAAATATATCCAGAAAATGATAGTAATAgggaaaatgaatttaaattaatagatAACAAAGTTGAATTTATTGGTTTACAAATGGTATTTTGGAATGGATTCAGACCAAACTATGATATTGTAAAAGTTGGTAGTGATTTACGTTACCTTATTGAAGTTCCTCAAATGGTATTGGATGAAATTTTCCATGAAACAAAGTATGAAAATACAAAATGGAATCTAATTGTCAAAGGTGTTAAAAAGTTACAATTTGACATGAAAAATTCAGAAAGTGGCTACCCAAGTGAAGAAACATCATTATACctttcaaataatcaaagACGTGATGGTTCATTTGAACTCATACTCAACATTCCAAACAATTATCATCCAAAGAACCCAGAAGTAGTATTAGAAAAAGGTGTATTATGTTTcacatttaaattaattgagtaa
- a CDS encoding heat shock protein Hsp20 domain-containing protein — translation MFVGTLVIIICTTLIIIIKKILKRKKEKLNLKESKKKKQDNERKNFEGLLTKKRVEVGDLKKEIEKLNKDKIELAKKLNCYIGDSSIPANGIREYDIIIDIPSVDYLSQSRKSWIIYVSNQLKQKMGSSNYNKKRPLHSLLKEYKKFSTLACLGVLNKGKTFFINKYNGTYLPSGTQAQTIGLSLSISSLNETITIDTAGSNTALQVCEDKTEEHLARKESTEMFICDMSFSLASIIVYVLNELTWNDQRFILALQSKIQSLRSESNIIKKLLVVHNYPKVNSQEELLSEIKTYIESPFNGNFHHHHVDIKKIESKEEIVLFFVESVNKTHHFFLCNDNSEFGKRYNQLTIEKIRTYKNYNDNLDLDKVLLTSLQNNMIPYCKSPKKLKITEHEPTINQINNNNSSNNKSQLEERPIADSLFQTQSFLHPSIDDTIQDNDKSGSEVSTPTISSSSSSPLQPIIKDEKDDNIENKSDEANTSLKYKPLFTSFGTDEYSKHLKELCKLHQMVSPHRSSIKQIPAFTISPEIDCNRENDFKLIANRIEIIGLNMVFSSGFKPFHDIVKVNSDLRYIIEVPQLEMEDIEFETKHLGSQWYLNIKGIKKLRYDSNDQTTVYPSNLTSLCPSQNQRRDGLFEFSLPIPTEYLPIKPAVSLDKGVITFKFEKIG, via the coding sequence ATGTTTGTTGGTACATTGGTCATTATTATATGCACGACAttgatcattattattaaaaaaattttaaaaaggaaaaaagaaaaattaaatcttaaagaaagcaaaaaaaaaaaacaagataaTGAACGTAAAAATTTTGAAGGGTTATTAACAAAAAAGAGAGTTGAAGTTGGAGATCTAAAGAAAGagattgaaaaattaaataaagataaaattgaACTTGCAAAGAAATTGAATTGTTATATTGGTGATAGTTCAATTCCAGCCAATGGTATTAGAGAGTATGATATTATCATTGATATTCCATCTGTTGATTATTTATCACAATCTCGTAAATCGTGGATAATTTATGTTTCAAATCAGTTAAAGCAAAAGATGGGTAGTTCAAActacaataaaaaaagacCATTACATTCCTTATTGAAAGAGTATAAAAAGTTTTCAACTCTTGCATGTTTAGGTGTACTCAATAAAGGTAAAACATTCTTTATCAACAAATACAATGGTACCTATTTACCAAGTGGAACTCAAGCACAAACCATTGGATTATCACTCTCAATATCAAGTCTTAACGAAACCATCACTATCGATACAGCCGGCTCAAATACTGCTTTACAAGTTTGTGAAGATAAAACCGAAGAGCATTTAGCAAGAAAAGAATCCACTGAAATGTTTATTTGTGATATGTCATTTTCATTAGCTAGTATCATCGTTTAcgttttaaatgaattaactTGGAATGATCAAAGATTTATTTTAGCACTTCAATCGaaaattcaatcattaaGATCTGAaagtaatattataaaaaaactattagtCGTTCACAATTATCCTAAAGTCAATTCACAAGAAGAACTTTTATCTGAAATTAAAACCTATATAGAGTCTCCATTCAATGgtaattttcatcatcatcatgttgatattaaaaaaatagaatcaaAAGAAGagatagttttatttttcgTTGAATCTGTAAATAAAACCCATCATTTCTTTTTATGTAATGATAATTCAGAATTTGGTAAAAGATATAATCAattaacaattgaaaaaattagaacttataaaaactataatGATAACTTGGATTTAgataaagttttattaaCTTCACTTCAAAATAACATGATACCATATTGTAAATcaccaaaaaaattaaaaattactGAACATGAACCAACtattaatcaaattaataataataatagtagtaataataaatcacaGCTTGAAGAAAGACCAATAGCAGATAGTCTTTTTCAAACTCAATCGTTTTTACATCCATCCATCGATGATACTATAcaagataatgataaatctgGTAGTGAGgtatcaacaccaacaatatcatcatcgtcatcatcaccattgcaaccaattattaaagatgaaaaggatgataatattgaaaataaatctgATGAAGCTAATACaagtttaaaatataaaccaTTGTTCACATCATTTGGTACTGATGAATATTCAAAACATTTAAAGGAATTGTGTAAGTTACATCAAATGGTATCACCACATAGAAGttcaattaaacaaatacCAGCATTTACAATTTCTCCAGAGATTGATTGTAATAgagaaaatgattttaagtTAATAGCTAATAGAATCGAAATTATTGGTTTAAATATGGTTTTTTCATCTGGTTTCAAACCATTTCATGATATAGTTAAAGTTAATTCCGATTTACGATATATCATTGAAGTACCTCAATTAGAAATGGAAGATATCGAATTTGAAACAAAACATTTAGGTAGCCAATGGTATCTCAATATAAAAggaataaagaaattaagaTATGATTCAAATGATCAAACAACCGTTTATCCAAGTAATTTGACATCATTATGTCCTTCTCAAAATCAAAGACGTGATGGTCTCTTTGAATTCTCACTACCAATTCCTACCGAGTATTTACCTATTAAACCAGCTGTTTCTTTAGATAAAGGCGTTATTACTttcaaatttgaaaaaataggATAA
- a CDS encoding esterase/lipase/thioesterase domain-containing protein — protein sequence MDVINDHLTIVLCHGSFTGALVWQSVIPFLVKEGYNVVAVDYPTRDFNEDVEYTRNLIDRQDGNVLLVGYSYGGAVVTEAGKHEKVVGIVYIAGFALDEGDSLGSILGRREDQGANSRILDSKGFLWVKPEDFNKCICQDLSQEESLAMSLCQKPLHLSIVTHTMGPNPAWKNKPTWYQISDNDRMIPQETQIEMVNNIKPKKTIHLNSNHASISSHPKEVTAFIIEAASTFK from the coding sequence atggaCGTTATTAATGATCATTTAACAATTGTACTCTGCCATGGATCTTTTACAGGTGCACTTGTATGGCAAAGTGTTATCCCATTCTTAGTTAAAGAAGGTTATAATGTTGTTGCAGTTGATTATCCAACTAGAGATTTTAATGAAGATGTTGAATACACTAGAAACTTAATTGATCGTCAAGATGGAAATGTATTATTAGTTGGCTATTCATATGGTGGTGCAGTTGTTACTGAAGCTGGTAAACATGAAAAAGTAGTTGGTATTGTTTATATCGCTGGTTTTGCACTTGATGAAGGTGATAGTTTAGGTAGCATCCTTGGCAGAAGAGAAGATCAAGGTGCCAATAGCAGAATTCTCGATAGTAAGGGTTTCCTTTGGGTTAAACCAGAAGATTTCAATAAATGTATTTGTCAAGATCTTAGCCAAGAAGAATCATTAGCAATGTCATTATGCCAAAAACCATTACATCTTTCCATTGTCACCCATACAATGGGTCCAAATCCAGCTTGGAAAAATAAACCAACTTGGTATCAAATCTCTGATAACGATAGAATGATTCCACAAGAAACTCAAATCGAAATGGTTAATAACATTAAACCAAAGAAAACcattcatttaaattcaaacCATGCTTCAATTTCTTCTCATCCAAAAGAAGTTACAGCTTTCATTATTGAAGCTGCttcaacatttaaataa
- the sir2A gene encoding NAD(+)-dependent deacetylase, silent information regulator protein family protein (Similar to +~Similar to Sir2) — protein sequence MYAVNPIECIHLKDEYDTCINKSIFDKDLKITKCHACNDESENWICMTCGVVSCSRHVNGHAGEHFENTKHPISASFSDHSFWCYTCDTYVHNTPLFDICEILENIKSSNKKDKIVPKKDQKEEEEEDQVVPSASITTSSTTTSISKQTTVNNTTTTSSSSTTTTTTTTSTTINNNEEEEESESETDESSSEGEESLSLIQRMREMIFGVGRGPKIVAPSEQEESEEDESCVLKKPTIEEIAKYINSAKCKNIIVMTGAGISVAAGIPDFRSPKTGLYEKLDKYDLPYREAIFDIEYFKKNPKPFYVLSKELFPGSFNPTTVHYFIKLLSDKGLLLRNFTQNIDTLERIAGIPANKLVEAHGSFATSHCVSCKKEYSTEYVKERIFKDELPECTETSGCKGIVKPDIVFFGESLPSRFNDCAREDFTKCDLLLVIGTSLKVHPFASLINFAKGCPRVLINFEEVGTNPYGGFKFNQPSNKLDVKCIGDCQTLVLDLIKLLGWENEFNQIVKN from the exons atgtacGCAGTGAATCCAATTGAATGTATACATTTAAAAGATGAGTATGATACATgcataaataaatcaatatttgataaagatt taaaaataacaaaatgtCATGCATGTAATGATGAGAGTGAAAATTGGATATGTATGACATGTGGTGTTGTATCATGCTCAAGACATGTCAATGGACATGCAGGTGAGCACTTTGAAAATACCAAACATCCAATATCAGCATCATTTTCAGATCACTCATTTTGGTGTTACACTTGTGATACCTATGTACATAATACTccattatttgatatttgtgaaattttagaaaatattaaatcatcaaataaaaaagataaaattgtACCAAAAAAAGAccaaaaagaagaagaagaagaagatcaAGTTGTACCATCAGCCTCAATTACTAcatcttcaacaacaacttcaatttcaaaacaaaCTACTGTAAATAACACAACAAccacatcatcatcatcaactacaacaacaacaaccacaacatcaacaactattaataataatgaagaagaagaagaatcaGAATCAGAAACAGatgaatcatcatcagaaGGTGAAGAAAGtttatcattaattcaaAGAATGAGAGAAATGATATTTGGAGTTGGTAGAGGACCAAAAATTGTAGCACCATCAGAACAAGAGGAATCAGAAGAGGATGAATCTTGTGTATTAAAGAAACCAACCATTGAAGAGATTgcaaaatatataaattcagctaaatgtaaaaatatcATTGTAATGACTGGTGCTGGTATCAGTGTTGCTGCTGGTATTCCAGATTTTAGATCCCCAAAAACTggtttatatgaaaaattggATAAATATGATCTTCCATATAGAGAAGCCATTTTTgatattgaatattttaaaaagaatccAAAACCATTTTATGTTTTATCAAAAGAATTATTCCCTGGTTCATTTAAT ccAACAACAgttcattattttattaaattattatcagatAAAGGGTTGTTATTAAGAAATTTCACACAAAATATTGATACATTGGAGAGAATTGCAGGTATACCAGCAAATAAATTGGTTGAAGCACATGGTTCATTTGCAACTAGTCATTGTGTATCATGTAAGAAAGAGTATAGTACAGAATATGTAAAGGAGAGAATATTCAAAGATGAATTACCAGAATGTACAGAGACAAGTGGTTGTAAAGGTATTGTTAAACCTGATATTGTATTCTTTGGTGAATCATTGCCATCAAGATTCAATGATTGTGCACGTGAGGATTTCACAAAATGTGATTTACTTTTAGTTATTGGTACTTCCTTAAAGGTACATCCATTTgcttcattaattaattttgcaAAAGGTTGTCCAAgagttttaattaatttcgaAGAAGTTGGTACTAATCCATATGGtggtttcaaatttaatcaaccttcaaataaattagatgTTAAATGTATTGGTGATTGTCAAACTTTAGTTttggatttaataaaattattaggttgggaaaatgaatttaatcaaatagttaaaaattaa